AGGGAGCCGCTTCCAGCGCGGCCTCGACCTTATATTCCGCTGAAAGGCGCGAGATCAGCACTTCCAACTGAAGCTGGCCAACCACACCGACAATATGCTGCGCACCGAGCTCGGGATAGAAGACCTGGATCACACCCTCTTCGGACAGATCGTCGAGCGCTTTACGAAGCTGTTTCGTCTTGGTCGGGTCCTTGAGTCGCACCCGCCGTAAAATCTCCGGCGCAAAATTCGGCAAGCCGGTGAAACGCAGCGTGTTGGTCTCGCTCAGCGTATCGCCGACGCGCAAAGTCCCATGGTTGGGAATGCCGATAATATCGCCCGCTTCGGCAGTGTCGGCAATCTCGCGGTCCTGCGCAAAGAACAGAATCGGCGAATGGATTGCGATGGGCTTGCCAAGGCCCGAAGGCGTCAGTTTCATCCCGCGCTTAAAAGTCCCCGAAACCTGCCGCATAAAGGCGATCCGGTCACGGTGGTTCGGGTCCATATTGGCCTGCACTTTAAAGATGAAGCCGGTGACTTCGTCGCGCTCGGGACTGATATGTTCATCGCCCGCAGGTTGAGGCCGAGGCGGCGGGGCATATTTGGCAATCGCCTCGATCAGTTCGGTCACGCCGAAGTTCTTGAGCGCCGATCCGAAATAGACCGGTGTCAGATCGCCGCTGCGATAAGCCTCAAGGTCAAATTCGGGATAGCCGATCTGGGCGAGCTCGGCATTCTCGGCAAACTGCTCTGGCAGCACCGCATTCGCATCGCGCTTGCCGAGGAATTCCTTCGACGGTCCTTCAGGCCGCGCAATCGAGCCTGTTGCGTAATCCAGAATACCCTCGAACTCGCCGCCCATACCTACAGGAAACATTTGCGGGCTGACATCGAGCGCCAGCATATCGGCGATCTCATCAAGCAGCTCGAATACCGGGCGGCCTTCACGGTCGACTTTATTCACAAAAGTGATGATCGGCACCGAGCGCAACCGGCACACCTCGAACAGTTTGCGCGTTTGCGGCTCGATACCTTTCGCGGCATCGATCACCATGATCGCGGAATCGACAGCGGTCAGCGTGCGGTAAGTATCTTCCGAGAAATCCTCGTGCCCCGGCGTGTCGAGCAGATTGAAAGTTACGTCCCCCAAATCGTCAAAGGCACGTTCGAACGTCATCACCGAAGACGTCACTGAAATGCCGCGCTGCTGCTCGATCTTCATCCAGTCGGATCGCGCCCGCCGCGCCGCTCCGCGCGCCTTCACTTCACCCGCAAGATGGATCGCCCCGCCTTGCAGCAACAGCTTCTCGGTTAGCGTGGTCTTACCAGCATCGGGGTGCGAAATAATCGCAAAGGTACGGCGGGAATTGGTGGACATCGGCTTAGCCCCGAAGCTCCGCGCCCAACTTGC
This genomic window from Pontixanthobacter aestiaquae contains:
- a CDS encoding peptide chain release factor 3, producing MSTNSRRTFAIISHPDAGKTTLTEKLLLQGGAIHLAGEVKARGAARRARSDWMKIEQQRGISVTSSVMTFERAFDDLGDVTFNLLDTPGHEDFSEDTYRTLTAVDSAIMVIDAAKGIEPQTRKLFEVCRLRSVPIITFVNKVDREGRPVFELLDEIADMLALDVSPQMFPVGMGGEFEGILDYATGSIARPEGPSKEFLGKRDANAVLPEQFAENAELAQIGYPEFDLEAYRSGDLTPVYFGSALKNFGVTELIEAIAKYAPPPRPQPAGDEHISPERDEVTGFIFKVQANMDPNHRDRIAFMRQVSGTFKRGMKLTPSGLGKPIAIHSPILFFAQDREIADTAEAGDIIGIPNHGTLRVGDTLSETNTLRFTGLPNFAPEILRRVRLKDPTKTKQLRKALDDLSEEGVIQVFYPELGAQHIVGVVGQLQLEVLISRLSAEYKVEAALEAAPFATARWVKGPQELLDQFESFNRANLAKDRDGDLVFMAKSPWDVGYQEEKNPDLTFSATKER